One genomic region from Cucumis melo cultivar AY chromosome 9, USDA_Cmelo_AY_1.0, whole genome shotgun sequence encodes:
- the LOC103498060 gene encoding RING-H2 finger protein ATL46: protein MARIRHQIFQNDGFFSYPPPLAASSSTPFDGIYNKEPNPPAVPSPSSSGTRISPAVLFIIVILAVLFFISGLLHLLVRFLIKHPSSSASSQSNRNPELSPSDALQRQLQQLFHLHDSGLDQAFIDALPVFQYKEIVGLKEPFDCAVCLCEFSEKDQLRLLPMCSHAFHVNCIDTWLLSNSTCPLCRGTLFNPGFSIENPMYDFDDLGEEDECAGNAEHRLPNCQKTMEIQEVVNEKGVFPVRLGKFRRMDAAEVVETEVGETSSSNLDARRCYSMGSYQYVVIDADLRIALSKARGEGDNKQPSKEAESNSISPVQADLDGKKLSSVAKGESYSVSKIWLWSKKGKFSGSTEPQIGMPSSLNTDLPPWLRQTQGP from the coding sequence ATGGCTCGGATTCGACATCAAATCTTTCAAAATGATGGGTTTTTTAGCTACCCTCCTCCTTTAGCGGCTTCTTCTTCAACCCCTTTTGATGGAATTTACAATAAGGAACCAAACCCACCTGCAGTTCCATCTCCATCCTCGTCTGGTACGAGGATAAGTCCAGCAGTTCTTTTTATCATAGTTATTTTGGctgttttgtttttcatttctgGTCTGCTTCATCTTCTTGTTAGATTCCTTATAAAACACCCATCTTCTTCAGCTTCTTCTCAATCTAATAGAAACCCAGAACTTTCACCTTCTGATGCACTTCAGAGACAGCTGCAGCAGCTCTTTCATCTTCATGATTCTGGTTTAGATCAAGCTTTTATAGATGCACTTCCTGTGTTTCAGTATAAAGAAATTGTGGGTCTCAAGGAGCCATTTGATTGTGCTGTTTGTTTGTGTGAGTTTTCTGAGAAGGACCAACTCAGATTACTTCCTATGTGTAGCCATGCCTTCCATGTCAATTGTATAGACACTTGGCTCTTGTCGAATTCGACGTGTCCTCTTTGTCGTGGAACACTCTTTAATCCTGGTTTTTCGATTGAAAATCCAATGTACGATTTTGACGATCTGGGTGAAGAAGATGAATGCGCTGGTAATGCAGAACACAGGTTACCTAATTGTCAGAAAACAATGGAAATTCAAGAGGTAGTGAATGAGAAAGGGGTTTTCCCAGTGAGACTAGGGAAATTCAGAAGGATGGATGCAGCGGAGGTGGTAGAGACTGAAGTTGGTGAGACCAGTAGTAGTAATTTGGATGCTAGGAGATGTTATTCGATGGGATCGTATCAATATGTTGTTATAGACGCTGACCTCAGAATTGCGTTGTCTAAAGCTCGAGGAGAGGGTGATAATAAACAGCCCTCAAAAGAGGCGGAATCAAACAGCATCTCTCCAGTCCAAGCAGATTTGGATGGAAAGAAGCTTAGTAGTGTAGCTAAAGGAGAGAGTTACTCTGTTTCGAAGATCTGGCTTTGGTCTAAAAAGGGGAAGTTCTCAGGTTCTACTGAACCGCAGATTGGTATGCCTTCTTCTCTAAATACAGACTTGCCGCCATGGTTGAGGCAAACACAAGGGCCATGA
- the LOC103498061 gene encoding folylpolyglutamate synthase isoform X2, protein MVEGNETLKDSQMAYEEALDALSSLIVNRRRCDKSGDRFELMFEYVKMLDLEESMSQMKVIHVAGTKGKGSTCTFTESILRNCGFRTGLFTSPHLIDIRERFRLDGIDISEEKFLTYFWCCYNRLKEKTSENIPMPHLFRFLALLAFKIFSDEQVDVAILEVGLGGTFDATNVVQAPIVCGIASLGYDHMELLGNTLGEIASEKAGIFKHEAPAFTVFQPDEAMRVLKDKASQLDVQLTVVPSLDPKLLHGRKLGLEGEHQYLNAGLAVALSSTWLRRTGHSQLSYVEQSRCLPEQFIEGLTTASFEGRAQIVPDKYTDVESSDDLVFYLDGAHSPESMEACGRWFSAAVRHNQLGNFKNQSEDNGSGTSSNKLQGYDNDEARKKSVQVLLFNCMAVRDPQLLLPPLIKTCANNGINFKKALFVPNTSVFNKVGTHGLRETDGQVDLSWQFHVRRIWENTKPCDKAYVL, encoded by the exons ATGGTAGAAG GTAATGAGACATTGAAAGACTCACAGATGGCCTATGAAGAGGCATTGGATGCACTATCCTCATTGATTGTCAACCGTAGACGCTGTGATAAATCTGGAGATCGATTTGAGTTGATGTTTGAATATGTAAAG ATGCTTGATTTGGAGGAGTCCATGTCGCAAATGAAGGTCATTCATGTAGCTGGCACCAAAGGCAAg GGATCTACATGCACCTTTACTGAATCCATATTGCGTAATTGTGGCTTCCGCACTGGCCTTTTCACTTCTCCTCACCTTATTGATATCCGAGAAAGATTTCGCTTGGATGG CATTGATATTAGTGAAGAGAAATTTTTAACCTATTTCTGGTGCTGTTATAATAGGTTAAAG GAGAAAACTAGTGAGAACATACCGATGCCTCACTTGTTTCGCTTTCTTGCATTACTTGCATTCAAAATATTTTCAGATGAGCAG GTGGATGTAGCTATATTGGAGGTTGGCTTAGGTGGAACTTTTGATGCAACCAATGTG GTCCAGGCACCCATTGTATGTGGTATAGCTTCTCTGGGTTACGACCACATGGAACTTCTTG GAAACACTCTTGGTGAGATAGCTTCAGAGAAAGCTGGTATCTTTAAG CATGAGGCTCCGGCTTTTACTGTATTTCAACCTGATGAAGCCATGCGTGTGCTTAAAGATAAGGCTTCGCAGTTGGAT GTGCAACTTACAGTAGTGCCATCATTGGATCCCAAGCTACTTCACGGTCGTAAACTTGGGCTTGAAGGCGAGCACCAGTATCTAAATGCTGGTCTTGCTGTTGCCCTATCCTCCACTTGGCTTCGCAGGACTGGCCATTCCCAACTGTCATATGTAGAGCAAAGT AGGTGTTTGCCTGAGCAGTTCATAGAAGGCCTTACCACTGCCAGCTTTGAAGGACGAGCACAGATTGTTCCTGATAAATATACTGATGTTGAATCCTCAGACGATCTTGTATTTTATTTGGATGGAGCCCATAGTCCTGAGAGCATGGAGGCTTGTGGTAGATGGTTTTCTGCTGCAGTAAGACATAACCAGCTAGGCAATTTCAAAAATCAGTCGGAGGATAATGGTAGTGGTACATCTTCAAATAAACTTCAAGGATATGATAACGATGAAGCAAGGAAGAAATCAGTACAG GTACTACTGTTCAATTGTATGGCCGTGCGAGATCCACAATTGCTTCTTCCACCTCTGATCAAAACGTGTGCAAATAATG GTATCAACTTCAAGAAAGCACTCTTTGTTCCAAATACATCAGTCTTTAACAAGGTTGGAACCCATGGTTTACGAGAAACAGATGGGCAAGTGGACCTTTCTTGGCAGTTTCATGTTCGAAGGATATGGGAAAACACCAAGCCATGTGACAAAG CTTACGTACTTTGA
- the LOC107991628 gene encoding uncharacterized protein LOC107991628: MSLAQSPDFSSDENGFHSNDLHDAVFATHGCCFWIPCLRSNSSQSWWERIRAADNDDEWWLRGWKRFREWSEIVAGPKWKTFIRQFHKNRNRQSTFRYDPLSYSLNFDEGPAREDPFTDDFVRRDFSTRFAAIPASAKSSMDLVKDSPSLI; this comes from the coding sequence ATGTCTCTAGCCCAATCTCCCGACTTCTCTTCCGACGAAAATGGCTTCCATAGCAATGACCTTCACGACGCCGTTTTCGCTACCCATGGTTGTTGTTTCTGGATCCCTTGCCTGAGATCCAATTCCTCACAGTCATGGTGGGAGCGAATTAGGGCTGCCGATAACGACGATGAATGGTGGCTTAGAGGCTGGAAGAGATTTCGCGAATGGTCTGAAATCGTCGCTGGCCCTAAATGGAAAACCTTCATTCGTCAATTTCATAAGAATCGAAACCGTCAATCTACTTTCCGTTACGATCCCCTCAGTTATTCTCTTAATTTCGATGAAGGTCCGGCTCGTGAAGATCCTTTCACCGATGATTTTGTACGACGTGACTTCTCTACTCGATTCGCAGCCATTCCGGCTTCCGCTAAATCGTCTATGGACCTTGTTAAGGACAGTCCGTCCTTAATTTGA
- the LOC103498061 gene encoding folylpolyglutamate synthase isoform X1, producing MVEGNETLKDSQMAYEEALDALSSLIVNRRRCDKSGDRFELMFEYVKMLDLEESMSQMKVIHVAGTKGKGSTCTFTESILRNCGFRTGLFTSPHLIDIRERFRLDGIDISEEKFLTYFWCCYNRLKEKTSENIPMPHLFRFLALLAFKIFSDEQVDVAILEVGLGGTFDATNVVQAPIVCGIASLGYDHMELLGNTLGEIASEKAGIFKHEAPAFTVFQPDEAMRVLKDKASQLDVQLTVVPSLDPKLLHGRKLGLEGEHQYLNAGLAVALSSTWLRRTGHSQLSYVEQSRCLPEQFIEGLTTASFEGRAQIVPDKYTDVESSDDLVFYLDGAHSPESMEACGRWFSAAVRHNQLGNFKNQSEDNGSGTSSNKLQGYDNDEARKKSVQVLLFNCMAVRDPQLLLPPLIKTCANNGINFKKALFVPNTSVFNKVGTHGLRETDGQVDLSWQFHVRRIWENTKPCDKGSDSKGTSAVLEEESEKAEVGGKNCENSTVFSSLPLAIKWLRDSVLQQNRSVRLQVLVTGSLHLVGDVLKLIK from the exons ATGGTAGAAG GTAATGAGACATTGAAAGACTCACAGATGGCCTATGAAGAGGCATTGGATGCACTATCCTCATTGATTGTCAACCGTAGACGCTGTGATAAATCTGGAGATCGATTTGAGTTGATGTTTGAATATGTAAAG ATGCTTGATTTGGAGGAGTCCATGTCGCAAATGAAGGTCATTCATGTAGCTGGCACCAAAGGCAAg GGATCTACATGCACCTTTACTGAATCCATATTGCGTAATTGTGGCTTCCGCACTGGCCTTTTCACTTCTCCTCACCTTATTGATATCCGAGAAAGATTTCGCTTGGATGG CATTGATATTAGTGAAGAGAAATTTTTAACCTATTTCTGGTGCTGTTATAATAGGTTAAAG GAGAAAACTAGTGAGAACATACCGATGCCTCACTTGTTTCGCTTTCTTGCATTACTTGCATTCAAAATATTTTCAGATGAGCAG GTGGATGTAGCTATATTGGAGGTTGGCTTAGGTGGAACTTTTGATGCAACCAATGTG GTCCAGGCACCCATTGTATGTGGTATAGCTTCTCTGGGTTACGACCACATGGAACTTCTTG GAAACACTCTTGGTGAGATAGCTTCAGAGAAAGCTGGTATCTTTAAG CATGAGGCTCCGGCTTTTACTGTATTTCAACCTGATGAAGCCATGCGTGTGCTTAAAGATAAGGCTTCGCAGTTGGAT GTGCAACTTACAGTAGTGCCATCATTGGATCCCAAGCTACTTCACGGTCGTAAACTTGGGCTTGAAGGCGAGCACCAGTATCTAAATGCTGGTCTTGCTGTTGCCCTATCCTCCACTTGGCTTCGCAGGACTGGCCATTCCCAACTGTCATATGTAGAGCAAAGT AGGTGTTTGCCTGAGCAGTTCATAGAAGGCCTTACCACTGCCAGCTTTGAAGGACGAGCACAGATTGTTCCTGATAAATATACTGATGTTGAATCCTCAGACGATCTTGTATTTTATTTGGATGGAGCCCATAGTCCTGAGAGCATGGAGGCTTGTGGTAGATGGTTTTCTGCTGCAGTAAGACATAACCAGCTAGGCAATTTCAAAAATCAGTCGGAGGATAATGGTAGTGGTACATCTTCAAATAAACTTCAAGGATATGATAACGATGAAGCAAGGAAGAAATCAGTACAG GTACTACTGTTCAATTGTATGGCCGTGCGAGATCCACAATTGCTTCTTCCACCTCTGATCAAAACGTGTGCAAATAATG GTATCAACTTCAAGAAAGCACTCTTTGTTCCAAATACATCAGTCTTTAACAAGGTTGGAACCCATGGTTTACGAGAAACAGATGGGCAAGTGGACCTTTCTTGGCAGTTTCATGTTCGAAGGATATGGGAAAACACCAAGCCATGTGACAAAG GAAGTGATTCTAAAGGGACTAGTGCTGTACTTgaagaagaaagtgaaaaaGCAGAAGTGGGTGGTAAGAATTGTGAGAATAGCACAGTGTTTTCTTCTCTTCCACTGGCTATTAAATGGCTCCGGGATAGTGTCTTGCAGCAGAATCGGTCCGTTCGACTTCAG GTTCTTGTAACTGGATCCTTGCATCTTGTGGGAGATGTACTGAAATTAATTAAGTGA